Within Zootoca vivipara chromosome 17, rZooViv1.1, whole genome shotgun sequence, the genomic segment ctacttgcactttgatgtgcttttaataataataataatgataaatttttatttataccccgccctccccagtcaaaactgggctcagggtggctaacaccaataaaattacaataaaacataaaaaagcaattaattaaaatacagattaaaagacaatattaaaattttgaactgctaggttggcaggagctgggacggagcaacgggagctcaccccgttgcacagattcaaactgccgaccttccgattggcaagcccaggaggctcagtggtttagaccatagcaccaacCTGACAGGAACCAGCCCCGCCCCAAGCCACATAacccagtggtacctcggtttacaaacacaattggttccggaagtctgtacttaacccgaagcgtacttaacctgaagcgaactttcccgttgaaagtaatggaaagtggattaatccgttccagacaggtccgcggagtacttaaaccgaaaatactcaaaccaaggtgtacttaaaccgaggtatgactgtactccgcATTCATAGGCAGAGTTGTTTtggctggtgccctttgggactggtagggtgaaaggcagggagccccacagtaggtggtgccagatcAAATGATTGCTGGAGCCAACatattctggttttgtccccatcctccttcttgTTGAGTTCTGCAGGGGCAGCACTAAGACTGAGGAGGAGGGAACTGACAGGCAGGGCAACCCACTGGGCTGGTTGTCAgtaaagaaggcaggcaggtgaaagCTGGCAGGAGGCAGCTGAAGATTGGTAGGGCAAGGCCTCATTTGCCCTAACGGACCAGGATACACAAGGAAACAGGATATGGAAACAGTGAGGCCAAGCCCCTTGCAGCATGAAACTGTAGCaggcatatttgtgtgtgtaaaaggaacagggagggaaggggtgagaaCAAGCGGCAGGCCCAGAAGTGAGCTAACAGCAGCAAAATGTAGCaggcatatttgtgtgtgtaaaaggaacagggagggaaggggtgagaaCAAGCGGCAGGCCCAGAAGTGAGCTAACAGCAGCAAAATGTTGGGAGGAGGCCCAACAGGGCCCGTCATGCCCTCCAAAAAGCCCTTCAGGGCTCACCCAGCTGCAGAATGTGGAAGGGCCCTCCCATAGATGGTGTGCCTGAAGAAAATGAATGTAATAATGaccctacttacctgggaataagtttACGtaattgaattcagtaggatttacttctgagcagacatgattaggattgcactgtagatatttaagggttgttgttgttgttgttgttgttttgcaaaagaCTGAAGGTGCCTGGAGCTATGATGGCTGCAGAAATCTTGATTCTAATCTCTGCTCAGCCCAGAAGCttactgggtgcccttgggctaaTCAACTCTTgtcctaacccacctcacagggttgttatgaggataacataaagtgggaaggaagagaaccatgtaagcTCTTTTGTGGAAATGCAGGACATCAATGCAACAGGTACATCAATAATGTTGATATTCTTTTTTTGGTAGGAATCCCAGACTTCACTGAGTGGCCAAACTATCTTCTGCATCATTGCCTGCTCAGAAGTAGAAACGGAGAAGAGACTTGTGACACCTTAGAGATTAcctctctggaaattgtagctcagaAGTTAGCCTCCTTGTGTTCAGTGggacctactcccaggtaagtgggttctGGATTGCAGCCAGGGTGACCAAATGAAAAATAGTTTGGGGATCCTGCACCTTTAATTGCTGTGTAGAAAACCAAATTCCCTCTTCTAACCAACAATTAAAGGTGCAGAAGCCCCAAACTATTTTTCACCTGTGCCCTCTAATTGCAGTCCTTAGAAAGCAATCCTATttctatttactcagaagtaagcctagggcttgccaatgagaaggtcagtggttcgaatccccgcgatggggtgagctcccgttgcttggtcccagctcctgccaacctagcagttcggaagcatgtcaaagtgcaagtagataaataggtactgtaacagcgggaaggtaaacagcatttccgtgcgctgctctggttcgccagaagcagctttgtcatgctggccacatgacctgaaagctgtacgccggctccctccgccgataacgcgagatgagcaccgcaaccccagaatcggtcacgactggacctaatggtcaggggtccctttacctttaccttaagcccCATTGAGCCCTTAACTGCGCCCTTAAAACCtgggaagtcgcttctgagcaaaCAGTCCGTCTTAGGTGATTATAATATTTTGATTGATTAGAAAAGGTGGCCCTTAATTAGGTGGctgcttttaaattttaatatctatttttaatgcaggcatccatAGGCGTCATGGGTCTCGAGGGGTGGATGGGGAGCTTGGGGGGCACATTAGGCTGAGGATGCCAGGACCCCCCATCTCTGCTCTATGACATTTCCAGAGCCTTCGACCCCCTCTCCAAAGAGCACACCCCCACCGGCACACCCCTCCCTCTACCAAGAGCCAATGGGCATAAAACAGATAGGTCCCGCCTCCTCTAGGATTACAGGAGGTCGCTGTCACTTATCTAGCGCCAGATTCTCTTGCTCGGACGGGGAGCTTGCGCGCGGGATCTTTGCCCGGGAGAGATCAAGCGGAGGGGCGgctttctgggttttttctttttgcgAAGATGGCGGTAGATCTCGCTGACTGGGAGGTATCCCTAGAACTCTTGGAGGTGGATGAGAAGCCGGCGGTTCCTCTTTCGGTCAACTACGGGTCGGTGGAGATCGACGAGCTGGGCAAAGTCCTCACTCCCACCCAGGTAATCCACTCCAGCCACAATCCCTTTCCGTGCAAAGAAATTGATGCAAAACGCTTCCCAGCCTTTTGCACAATGGCTGCAATTGCCCTGCCTTCCCCCTACAACGCGAAAAGCGGcgtctgcttttgtttttgttttgcatgcgTCCATCTCTCCTTGGGTCGAGATCACCCAAGAAAACGTCTGCTCGGTGCAGTGGGACCTCTCCCCgttgcagaaaataaaatatatcctGCGTTTGCAACGACGCGAGGTGGCAAGGCCCGCGCGCTGTGCATGGCCTCCCTCGTCTAGCGCCGGTGATCCGCTGCAAgcagataaaaattaaaagcgCCTTGCTTTCGAAAAGCCGCAGGGCGCTTTTTGCCTTCACCGAGGAATATGTGCACTTTAGGATGATGGCAAAggaatcccaattggaagggtCTGCATGCGTCACTTCTGCAATTTATTTTAAGACACCCGAGTTTTTTAATTTGCCATCCATCTGTTCGCTGCATCAGAGAAAGAGAGTTTCCTTTAGAATAGACAGAACGATAAGATTtggggttgtttccccccccaaagGGTCGGAGGGGTTGTGCCAAAAATGCAACCGTTGAGAGAGGCTGGGACTTGCAAGCGGCCTGCACAGGTCTGACCTGCCCCGCCTCCTCCGATGCCAGGCTGCTGTCGGAGCCCCTGGAGCGCGTGCCGGGGCTGGCCTGCAGCAAAAGGGGAGGAGCGCGCGGGCACCCGCCGCCGGAGCAGAGCAAAGCCTGCCCGCCGCCCTTTGCACCCTCCGGGAGAGGCGTATACAGCAACGGAAgcggagctgctgctgcttgcagcCAAGTTGATTGCGGCCCTagagaaggtcccaagttcaaatccctccTATCTTCTGGTGGGGCTGGCAAAGCACTCCTGCCTGCAACCCTAGAgaactgctgccggtcagtgcaggcaAGCTTGAGAAAGATAGGTCCATGGCcagactctgtataaggcaaagtcctatgttgttgttgttgtttaaaaaatatttaatgcttttattaattttacaaagaaAACCAATCAACAAAACAGTCAAAAATCGATACATACTgccaagaaaaagaaatagattcATACATAACAGATTCCATTATGACTTCTGATCACCCCAATGTGGTTCCTTACTTACGTTTTCAACTGCGCAGTTTCCATTGTCTCTACTAAATTGTCTCAGTTGTATTGGTTTTGTAAAATCTCCTACTGTCATGCAGGGGTCAATCCAAACCTGCCAAAGAATTTAAATGTTTACAATGTTCTTTTAGGTTAACTCTGTAAGTATCCCACCAGGACTGGTATTTTCTGACagcaaacataggaagctgatgaagaaggaaggcagcttcctatgtttgctGTCAGAAAACACCAGTCCCCGGTGGTgcacttatgaatgaacacataatTCAATGACAGGTGGGCTGTCTCTCGGTTCCCCTAGATAAAATCCAGCCTTaactctccctctttccctttggACTATGACAGTGGTGGGAACACATGATCTTCTgactcctatcaaccccagctgACTCCTTTCAGTCCAATCACAGATTGCAGCTCTTAACAACTTCCAGAGGGCTGCAGGATCCTCATCCCTGAACTAGGTGAATCCCAGCTGCAGGCCTTTGCTTGGTGCCCCTGCAGGAAAActgtatatcaggggtggccaactcacaagagactgagatctactcacagagttaaaaactgggggtccaggtcaaagttgttgagcttttttttatgaaggaaagccctgtttttaggggttcaggtcacagttgttgagcttttagggaggaagaaagccatattttagggggtgcagggcaaaaatgttgagctttttttaggggagccaaagttgttgaccttctttggggggagccagtgatctgccagtgatctaccacaaacatccagtgatctactggtagatcacgatctacctgttggatatgcCTGCTGTATATAACTGTCCCGTGTgaaattctgggagttgtagtttgttaaaggtgctgagagttgttaggacgcCCCTCCCAGTTCTcaaagttccctgtgaagagcatttgatggttaaaccactgggaactgtagctctgagacCAGAATAGGGGCCTCCTTGAATTTCTTAGCACCCCTAACAAATACAGTTCCCtgatttttctttggggggggagccattgcTACTGGCGtaacagtgctttaaaggtattgtgtgAATGTGACTTTGGTTAAGGCATGGTTTGATTGGCTGGATGATGGTGAATGCGTTGTCTTCgtttttatatttttgaataGGTTCTAAAGGTCTTGCCTTTTTGCTTCTGGCAGGTCAAGAATCGCCCGACGAAGATCGACTGGGAGAACTGCAATGCAGAAAAGCTGTACACTTTGGTCCTTACTGACCCTGATGCACCGAGCAGGAAAAACCCAAAGTTCAGGTGAGAGGGGCAGGCTGTGAGATTCAGAATTTCCATGCCGGATTTGATCCAGAAGGCAATCCGGGATTTGCAGGAAagcagtgtgttgttgtttttaataatatataAAGATTTCTTACCTTTCAAGGTCAAATGAGGCAATTGATAGGTGATCTGGAGGTTGCAGGGGGGTCTTCCTTGGAGGTAAAGGGAAAAGCAGACCTCACCTCTATTCCAACACTTGTTCCTTTATGCAGAGATGTCTGTGGCTGCGCTGCAAAATTTGAACCATCCATTCCGATGCCTGACAAAggccttttatttatattttgtttgtaaaatcaatGTCGCtattcctaaaaaaaaatcagagcggCTTACATCCATTATacagaaaaacaaagcaataaagactaatttaaaaaactaaaatTGGAAATCGGTTAACTATTAGATGTCTGCTTGATGGCCTGCATAAGCCTGACacaatagaaaagttttcagcaggcatttaaaagtggaaacagaaggttccTGCTGTATCTCtcagcagagagttccacaggactgggctgataGCAGTAAAGGCTTGGTAGCTTGCCGTCGGAAAAAGCCTCATCAGCTTCTGGCAgcccctgcactttggaactccctgcctattgagatgaAGCAGGCACCTTTGCTGCCCTCCTTTTGGCTCCTGCTAAAAATgtccttgtttagacaagcccagCCAGTTGCTTAGAAAGTTGAGCTAGTTTTAATCTGCtgagtattttaacttttgtatgctttaaagtatgggtttgatctccccccccccacctttgatttttgttttatgtttttactaaaccattttgaggtttttttttacaatcaaacaatttattaggtaaataaataaatttggggaACAACCAGCGACCCTTGAGCTTATGCGGAATTGGGTTTGAGAGTCTTCGTGGATCGGGCCTAGCTTCACAGAAGCTGGAACCCTGCTAATTCTATTTTTTTAGTGTTCCTGCAAGATTTACtctggggaaactgaggcaggtgctctctctctctctctctctctctcttgctctctcttgctctctctagGGAGTGGCACCACTTCCTAGTGGTCAATATGAAAGGCAATGACATCAGCAGCGGCAAAGTCTTGTCGGACTACGTGGGCTCTGGACCACCTAAAGGAACAGGTAAGCACCTGTAATGCTGGTACCATTGCTTTAATGCAAGGTCTGTGGAGTGTCTCAACTCAgtttgcacttttttggggggggggggaagcagacctGTTGGATCAGGGCAGGCTGCAAACAGCGAAAGAAAAGCTGCAAAGCTAAACAATTCTGCTTCAGTAATTTGCATGGCTGAAATAAGAGCATAAGGAGACAGGCTCctggtacatttccgagcacatttcaaagcgttggtgctgacctttaaaaccctaaatggcctcagccctgtcACCCCCATCaatcaacctggacactgaggtccagagccgagggccttctggcggttccctcactgcaagaagccaagttacagggaaccaggcagagggccttctcggtagtggcacccgccctgtgggacaccctcccaccagatgtcaaggaaataaacagctatatgacttagaagacatctgaaggcagccctgttcagggaagttcttaatggatattattattattattattattattattattattattattattattggatattAGTAattgtaagggggtgggcttacagggaacagccacccctcatcaaatccagctcttcgaacggctctgacaacagcgggacaggagacaggaaggaggaagtgagcggagcGGGCCAGGGTTCAGGCAGCCTCCAAGAGCActacctgcagcctgtgataccagcaaggaaggaggggccagcagagagttctagcggggaaacagcagaggggtgtcctttcaaattcaccccggaactgaggcaaTCAGCAGCTCGCAAACGCAGGGGGGCAGAGAtttgggggtccccaaactactctgctgggggaggagccgaaaagcgccattgggagaatccgATAGTactgaggagacatgttttcatgaagctcttgcactgtaaataacgttCACGATAAATGTATTAAAGACAAGATgatttggagtgtcgttgctcgagggtagccagcaacctccctgacagtaataataataattttattctttatggatattattattattattatttaactttattatacccctgcccatctggctgggtttccccagccactctgagtggctcctaacagaatagtaaaagcacgataaaacatcaaacagtgttttattgtgtctttattttatgttggaagccgcccagagtaactggggcaacccagccagataggcagggtataaataataaaattgttgttgttgttgttgttgttagagcctgctggatcaggccagtggcccatttagtcctgctcccacagtggccagtcaggtgcctataggaaacccgcaagcgggaCCTGAGCATAAGAACACACAAAATTCCTCAGACTACTATTGCGTCATTGATGGTGGGTGTTTAACCTTCCAGGCTCAAAGTAGAAGTCTCTTGGTGACTGCAAAATCCACTTTTGTTGTCTAGCCATTAATCCACCCATACTAACACAGCAGCACTATCCCTTGTGGACAATAGCGCTTTGAATAGCCCAGAAAGGAGAAGGACTATGGCTTAGTGGTAAGAGTACCTCCCTGATATGGTAAGGTCCcacattcaatccctggcatgtccggataggactgggaatgcccacccacccacaatcccCAAATCTGATACCCCGGAAACAGCTGCTGGTTGGTGTTGACAATATGAAAACATCAATCCACAGCCCAGTCATCTTCTCCAATTGGAGTACCAAGAAATATATATTCAGATTTATAGTGATTCAGCTCATTGCATTTTTTGTAGACCCTTATATGAAATAAATGGCCACCGGATGGCATTAAAGGTGTATGGGGGTTCCCCCTTTCTTTCGCACTGTTA encodes:
- the LOC118076325 gene encoding phosphatidylethanolamine-binding protein 1, yielding MAVDLADWEVSLELLEVDEKPAVPLSVNYGSVEIDELGKVLTPTQVKNRPTKIDWENCNAEKLYTLVLTDPDAPSRKNPKFREWHHFLVVNMKGNDISSGKVLSDYVGSGPPKGTGLHRYVWLVYEQAQELECNEPILSNRSGDKRGNFKVESFRKKYKLGGPVAGTCYQAEWDNYVPLLYNQLSGK